The following are encoded in a window of Sulfitobacter sp. S190 genomic DNA:
- the rph gene encoding ribonuclease PH: MRPSGRKLDEMRAVSVEVGFTKHAEGSALIKVGDTHVLCTATIEDRVPPFIKGSGLGWVTAEYGMLPRATNTRMRREASAGKQGGRTVEIQRLIGRSLRAGVDRSALGERQITVDCDVLQADGGTRCASITGGWIALRLAVNKLMKAGDVTTDPLVDPVSAVSCGIYAGQPVLDLDYPEDSEAGVDGNFIMTESGQMIETQMSAEGATYTRDQMNELLDLAEKGVAELAQIQKAACA; the protein is encoded by the coding sequence ATGCGTCCATCCGGTCGGAAACTTGACGAAATGCGCGCCGTATCTGTCGAGGTCGGTTTCACGAAACACGCCGAAGGCTCCGCATTGATCAAAGTGGGCGATACGCACGTGCTGTGCACTGCGACCATCGAGGACCGCGTGCCGCCGTTCATCAAGGGATCGGGGCTGGGCTGGGTCACCGCCGAATACGGCATGCTGCCCCGTGCCACCAATACGCGAATGCGCCGCGAAGCCTCCGCGGGCAAACAGGGTGGCCGCACCGTCGAAATTCAACGGCTCATCGGCAGATCCTTGCGGGCAGGTGTCGATCGCTCAGCGCTGGGCGAACGGCAGATTACGGTCGATTGCGATGTCCTGCAGGCCGATGGCGGGACCCGGTGCGCTTCCATCACCGGCGGCTGGATCGCACTGCGGCTGGCGGTCAACAAACTTATGAAAGCGGGTGACGTGACAACCGATCCACTCGTGGATCCCGTCTCTGCCGTCAGCTGCGGCATCTACGCGGGTCAACCGGTGCTTGATCTCGATTACCCCGAAGATTCCGAGGCGGGCGTCGACGGTAATTTCATCATGACCGAAAGCGGGCAGATGATCGAAACACAGATGAGCGCAGAGGGCGCCACCTACACGCGTGATCAGATGAACGAGCTGCTGGATCTTGCCGAGAAAGGCGTTGCCGAGCTGGCGCAAATCCAGAAAGCGGCCTGCGCATGA
- the hrcA gene encoding heat-inducible transcriptional repressor HrcA, giving the protein MTDTSTLLQEMNDRSREVFQRVVEGYLANGEPMGSRTLTRDFSEKVSAATIRNVMQDLEYLGLLDSPHVSAGRIPTQLGLRMFVDGLLEVGNPDDQDRERIDATFGRDMDDVGGVLDRVGSALSGVTQGASLVLAPKHEAPIRHIEFVSLAPDRALAVLVFSDGHVENRLFSPSPGQTPSSMREAANFLNSLVEGKTLSELQGTIQKEMATRRQEIDALAAELVETGTVIWDDNGDHPERLIVRGRANLLKNSGEAEDIDRIRTLFDDLERKRDIADFLELAEDGDGVRIFIGSENKLFSLSGSSLVVSPYMNSDRRIIGAVGVIGPTRLNYGRIVPIVNYTAQLVGKLISDRS; this is encoded by the coding sequence ATGACTGATACATCCACTCTATTGCAGGAAATGAACGACCGCTCGCGCGAAGTGTTTCAGCGCGTCGTCGAAGGGTATCTTGCCAATGGCGAGCCGATGGGGTCGCGCACGTTGACGCGTGATTTCAGCGAAAAAGTGAGCGCGGCGACAATCCGCAACGTGATGCAGGATCTGGAGTATCTGGGATTGCTCGACAGCCCGCATGTCAGCGCCGGGCGTATTCCGACGCAACTGGGGCTGCGGATGTTCGTCGACGGGTTGCTGGAAGTCGGCAACCCCGATGATCAGGATCGCGAACGCATCGACGCAACTTTCGGGCGCGATATGGACGACGTTGGCGGTGTGCTTGACCGTGTCGGGTCTGCGTTGTCAGGCGTGACACAGGGTGCATCGCTCGTGCTGGCGCCCAAACACGAAGCGCCGATCCGTCATATCGAGTTTGTGTCCCTTGCTCCCGATCGCGCGTTGGCTGTTCTTGTTTTTTCCGACGGCCATGTGGAGAACCGCCTGTTCAGCCCGTCACCCGGCCAGACGCCAAGCTCGATGCGGGAGGCCGCGAATTTCCTGAACTCTCTTGTCGAGGGCAAAACGCTGTCGGAGCTTCAGGGAACGATCCAAAAGGAGATGGCGACACGGCGTCAGGAAATAGATGCGCTTGCTGCCGAGCTTGTGGAAACCGGAACGGTGATCTGGGATGACAATGGCGACCATCCTGAACGGCTTATCGTGCGGGGGCGGGCGAATCTGCTGAAAAACAGCGGAGAGGCCGAGGACATCGACCGCATTCGGACGCTGTTTGACGACCTTGAACGCAAACGGGACATCGCCGATTTTCTCGAACTCGCCGAAGACGGCGACGGTGTGCGCATTTTTATCGGTTCGGAGAACAAACTTTTCTCACTTTCGGGTTCCTCTTTGGTGGTTTCCCCATATATGAACTCGGACCGTAGGATTATTGGCGCCGTTGGGGTGATTGGTCCGACGCGGCTGAATTACGGACGCATCGTGCCCATCGTGAACTATACGGCACAACTGGTTGGAAAGCTGATTTCCGACCGGAGTTAG
- a CDS encoding nucleotide exchange factor GrpE, producing MADPKHEDFLDDPEAAEAEAYANEMEEIDEGELALEELMAERDKYKDRFMRALADAENARKRSEKDRREAENYGGSKLARDMLSVHDNMKRALEAATEEQRTISGPLLEGIELTMRELRSVFKKHGIEVIAPEVGDRFDPKLHQAMFEAPVPETKAGDIIQVAAEGFMLHDRLLRPAQVGVSSNPG from the coding sequence ATGGCTGACCCGAAACACGAAGATTTTCTTGATGACCCCGAAGCGGCAGAGGCGGAAGCCTATGCCAACGAGATGGAAGAAATCGACGAGGGCGAATTGGCGCTCGAAGAACTGATGGCAGAGCGGGACAAGTACAAGGACCGCTTCATGCGCGCCTTGGCCGACGCAGAGAATGCACGCAAGCGCTCCGAGAAGGACCGTCGTGAAGCCGAGAACTACGGTGGCTCCAAACTTGCCCGCGACATGCTGTCGGTCCATGACAATATGAAACGCGCGCTGGAAGCGGCGACCGAAGAGCAGCGCACCATTTCCGGACCGCTGCTTGAGGGTATCGAACTGACCATGCGCGAATTGCGCAGCGTGTTCAAAAAGCACGGTATCGAAGTGATCGCGCCCGAAGTGGGCGATCGGTTTGATCCCAAGCTGCATCAGGCGATGTTCGAGGCACCCGTGCCGGAAACCAAAGCGGGCGACATTATTCAGGTCGCGGCCGAGGGTTTCATGCTGCACGACCGTTTGCTGCGCCCAGCTCAGGTTGGTGTTTCGTCCAATCCGGGCTGA
- the mutS gene encoding DNA mismatch repair protein MutS codes for MSTGTTTPMMAQYLEIKSGYPDALLFYRMGDFYEMFFDDAVAASEALDIALTKRGKHEDKDIPMCGVPVHAAEGYLLTLIRKGFRVAVGEQLESPAEAKKRGSKSVVKRDVVRLVTPGTLTEDSLLEARRHNFLAAFAEVRDDAALAWVDISTGAFHAMTLPKVRLGPELARLAPSELLIADGRESDYRHLEDDFDLSLTTLSRASFDSTGAENRICTLFAVSSLESFGNFERAEVSAMGALIDYLEITQKGNLPLLRKPVKEAEARTVQIDAATRRNLELTHALTGGRSGSLLSVMDRTVTASGARLLERRLSSPSRVLETIHARQDAVSFAMDNTRLSEDIRTRLRNVPDLERALSRLSMDRGGPRDLTAIRNGLTEAEHIARMLQDDSLPDLITQSADDLVGHDTLIDLLDDALIAEPPLLVRDGGFIAAGYHAELDEARTLRDEGRGVVAGMQAEFVTETGISSLKIKHNNVLGYFIETTATHAEKMLSAPLSEKFIHRQTTANQVRFTTVELSELETKILNAGNRAVELEKRLYETLRGSILEKAAEVANASAALAEIDLATSLAALAQSENWVRPVVDESRAFDITGGRHPVVEHALSKQSGTPFVANDCDLSAETSAAIWLLTGPNMAGKSTFLRQNALIALIAQMGSYVPATRAHIGVVSQLFSRVGASDDLARGRSTFMVEMVETAAILNQADDRALVILDEIGRGTATYDGLSIAWATLEHLHDVNRARALFATHYHEMTALAGKLDGVDNATVSVKEWEGEVIFLHEVKKGAADRSYGVQVAQLAGLPDAVIARARVVLDALEQGEREGGATQKTLIDDLPLFAATPTPPTPAPKTSQVETMIEAILPDELSPRDALDLIYKLKEAAKT; via the coding sequence ATGAGCACCGGCACAACCACACCGATGATGGCCCAATATCTGGAGATCAAATCCGGCTATCCGGACGCGCTCCTGTTCTATCGCATGGGTGATTTCTACGAGATGTTTTTTGACGATGCCGTCGCGGCGTCTGAGGCATTGGACATCGCGCTGACCAAACGCGGCAAACATGAGGACAAGGATATTCCCATGTGCGGAGTCCCTGTCCATGCCGCCGAAGGTTATCTGCTGACCTTAATCCGTAAAGGGTTTCGCGTGGCGGTGGGTGAACAGCTCGAAAGCCCGGCAGAGGCGAAAAAACGAGGCTCTAAGTCGGTTGTTAAGCGCGATGTTGTGCGGCTCGTGACACCGGGTACGCTCACCGAGGATTCACTGCTTGAAGCGCGGCGGCATAACTTTCTGGCGGCCTTCGCCGAGGTTCGTGACGACGCTGCGTTGGCGTGGGTCGACATATCGACGGGCGCATTCCATGCCATGACCCTGCCCAAAGTACGGCTTGGCCCCGAACTTGCCCGCCTCGCGCCATCGGAGCTGCTGATCGCGGATGGACGGGAGAGCGACTACCGGCATCTCGAGGATGACTTCGACCTGTCGCTTACCACCCTGTCACGTGCGAGCTTTGACAGTACGGGGGCCGAAAACCGCATTTGCACGTTGTTTGCCGTGTCGTCGCTGGAGTCTTTTGGCAACTTTGAACGGGCTGAAGTGTCTGCGATGGGTGCGCTGATCGACTATCTGGAAATCACGCAAAAGGGTAACTTGCCGCTCTTGAGAAAACCGGTGAAAGAGGCAGAAGCGCGCACTGTGCAGATTGACGCCGCGACCCGCCGCAATCTTGAACTGACACATGCGTTGACCGGCGGCCGCTCCGGCTCGCTTCTGTCGGTTATGGACCGCACGGTGACTGCCAGTGGTGCGCGCTTGCTCGAACGGCGCCTTTCGAGCCCTTCGCGCGTATTAGAGACAATTCATGCGCGGCAGGATGCCGTCAGCTTTGCCATGGACAACACCCGCCTGAGCGAAGATATCCGGACACGCTTGCGCAATGTTCCCGATCTTGAGCGCGCCCTGTCGCGCCTGTCCATGGACCGGGGTGGCCCGCGCGATCTGACTGCAATTCGCAATGGCCTGACCGAAGCAGAGCATATCGCACGCATGTTGCAGGACGACTCCCTGCCTGATCTGATCACGCAATCTGCCGACGATCTGGTCGGTCACGACACGCTGATTGACCTGCTTGATGACGCGTTGATTGCCGAGCCGCCGCTGCTGGTCCGCGATGGTGGATTTATCGCAGCCGGATACCACGCGGAACTTGATGAAGCCCGCACCCTGCGTGACGAGGGCCGCGGCGTGGTTGCAGGCATGCAGGCCGAATTCGTCACTGAAACCGGTATTTCGTCTCTCAAAATCAAGCATAACAACGTGCTGGGTTACTTCATCGAAACCACCGCTACCCATGCCGAAAAAATGCTTTCCGCTCCGCTGTCGGAAAAATTCATCCATCGCCAGACAACCGCAAATCAGGTCCGGTTCACCACCGTCGAATTGAGCGAGCTGGAGACAAAGATCCTCAACGCCGGTAATCGCGCGGTAGAACTGGAAAAGCGGCTCTATGAAACGCTCAGAGGCTCTATCCTTGAAAAGGCGGCGGAGGTGGCAAATGCGTCCGCCGCACTGGCCGAGATCGATTTGGCAACGTCGCTTGCCGCACTGGCACAGTCAGAAAACTGGGTGCGCCCCGTCGTCGATGAAAGCAGGGCCTTTGACATTACAGGCGGGCGCCATCCTGTCGTCGAACATGCGCTGTCCAAACAATCGGGCACACCTTTTGTCGCGAACGACTGCGATCTGAGCGCCGAAACATCCGCTGCGATCTGGCTGCTGACCGGTCCGAACATGGCCGGTAAATCGACGTTTCTAAGGCAAAACGCCCTGATCGCGCTGATCGCCCAAATGGGCAGCTATGTTCCGGCGACGCGCGCGCACATCGGTGTGGTCAGCCAGCTGTTCAGCCGCGTCGGTGCGTCCGATGATCTGGCGCGGGGGCGTTCGACCTTCATGGTGGAAATGGTTGAAACCGCCGCGATCCTCAATCAGGCCGACGACCGCGCGCTCGTTATCCTCGATGAAATCGGTCGCGGGACGGCAACCTATGACGGGCTTTCCATTGCCTGGGCCACACTGGAACACCTGCATGACGTGAATCGTGCCCGCGCCCTTTTTGCCACCCATTACCATGAAATGACCGCCCTTGCCGGAAAGCTCGACGGGGTCGACAACGCCACCGTGTCTGTCAAGGAATGGGAAGGCGAAGTCATCTTTCTTCACGAGGTGAAGAAAGGCGCGGCAGACCGGTCTTATGGCGTTCAGGTGGCACAGCTTGCGGGGCTGCCGGATGCGGTGATCGCACGTGCCCGCGTTGTTCTTGACGCGCTGGAGCAAGGCGAGCGCGAAGGCGGGGCCACCCAAAAGACACTGATCGACGATTTGCCGCTGTTCGCAGCCACGCCTACGCCGCCCACACCTGCGCCAAAGACGTCGCAGGTCGAAACGATGATCGAGGCGATTTTGCCAGATGAGCTGAGCCCGCGCGATGCGCTCGACCTGATCTACAAACTGAAAGAGGCGGCCAAAACCTGA
- a CDS encoding DUF563 domain-containing protein, which yields MTNKTDLTLPPEDLFFDPWSDAGMSLLRAPEYLWRPITGGIIEGFAVSEHDTVNAKIRSHVAAAGRNRTFTTPVEYASVPVVLDQADYRKSYVMAGGKYLLQGATATRVINSFRWDSLRGSDDAIARLEVFFAQRRNTRLPTDLPKSLALEPELNVAFECRNTFNYFHFITEALARLCLLDDIAFTGDIYFHYPHPDDKHRAFCAAFVDALFPEYAGRVFFERVPKTYAKVLSGFDLVGSHLFAPPEETAPLAALLPRARAEMTDVFSLAFHQILERNAVNSSLIALRKRALAAIEGQDFSHLPTRFFVGRDDRQSRARHMAGEDLLIEHLQLFGFDYVVFENLSPLEQIALMAQAEMMVSYHGAAFTNMLFANPQATVIELGTLQTAQWRWADFWPLANAARCRYVTFFADFQQDDPLKEPAFGQDGIVPTSLSESGTAQVMAFIVSLFGFPPDMPSAGSVLKLGQRLFKVGAPDRALALLEVHDAMLEGHAGLCLLKADCHKALDEPKSELVALDLAFKAKPDRWQTLIRLIWCANRCERTQVIRWALTRLERDFPERHAAFTAKHAWLRYVV from the coding sequence GTGACCAACAAGACCGATCTGACCCTGCCTCCCGAAGATCTGTTTTTCGACCCGTGGTCGGATGCCGGCATGTCGCTGCTGCGCGCTCCGGAGTATCTATGGCGCCCCATTACCGGCGGTATCATTGAAGGGTTCGCGGTCAGCGAGCACGACACGGTCAACGCCAAAATCCGGTCGCATGTGGCCGCGGCGGGCCGCAATCGAACATTCACGACGCCCGTTGAATATGCATCGGTGCCTGTGGTTCTGGATCAGGCGGATTATCGCAAGTCCTACGTCATGGCCGGTGGGAAGTACCTGCTGCAGGGTGCAACGGCTACACGGGTAATCAACAGTTTCCGGTGGGATAGCCTGCGCGGGAGCGACGATGCCATTGCCCGACTGGAGGTGTTTTTTGCACAGCGCCGGAATACCCGATTGCCGACGGATCTTCCCAAATCGCTTGCATTAGAGCCTGAATTGAACGTTGCGTTCGAATGTCGCAACACCTTCAACTACTTTCACTTCATCACCGAAGCTTTGGCGCGGCTTTGTTTGCTGGATGACATTGCGTTCACCGGTGACATCTATTTCCATTACCCGCACCCCGATGACAAACACCGTGCTTTCTGTGCTGCTTTTGTCGATGCGTTGTTTCCCGAATACGCCGGCCGGGTGTTCTTTGAACGAGTGCCAAAGACCTATGCAAAGGTTCTCAGCGGGTTTGATCTTGTCGGCAGTCACCTTTTTGCACCGCCCGAAGAGACCGCTCCGCTCGCAGCACTTCTACCACGTGCCCGCGCCGAGATGACGGATGTATTCTCGCTCGCCTTTCACCAGATTTTGGAGCGAAATGCTGTTAATTCGTCTCTGATTGCCTTGCGCAAACGGGCGTTGGCCGCGATCGAGGGGCAAGATTTCAGTCACTTGCCAACGCGCTTTTTTGTCGGTCGTGACGATCGCCAGAGCCGTGCGCGCCATATGGCCGGTGAGGACCTGCTCATCGAGCACTTGCAGCTTTTCGGCTTTGACTACGTCGTCTTCGAGAACCTTTCGCCCCTGGAGCAGATCGCGCTGATGGCGCAGGCGGAAATGATGGTGTCGTACCACGGGGCCGCGTTCACAAATATGCTCTTCGCGAATCCGCAGGCCACTGTCATCGAATTGGGCACGCTTCAGACAGCGCAATGGCGGTGGGCGGATTTTTGGCCACTGGCAAACGCGGCGCGCTGCCGGTACGTGACATTCTTCGCAGATTTTCAGCAAGACGATCCTTTGAAAGAACCGGCGTTCGGTCAGGACGGGATCGTGCCCACCTCCCTTTCGGAAAGCGGGACTGCACAGGTGATGGCGTTTATCGTCAGCCTCTTCGGGTTTCCCCCTGACATGCCCAGCGCAGGGAGCGTTCTCAAGCTGGGGCAGCGGTTGTTCAAGGTGGGCGCACCCGACCGGGCGCTTGCGCTTCTGGAGGTCCATGACGCAATGCTGGAGGGCCACGCCGGATTGTGTTTGCTGAAAGCCGATTGCCACAAGGCGCTGGATGAACCGAAATCGGAGCTTGTCGCGCTCGATCTCGCGTTCAAAGCAAAGCCGGACCGTTGGCAGACACTGATCCGGCTGATCTGGTGTGCCAACAGATGCGAACGCACACAGGTTATCCGGTGGGCCCTGACCCGTCTGGAGCGCGATTTCCCCGAACGGCACGCAGCGTTTACGGCGAAACACGCATGGCTGCGGTACGTCGTATGA
- a CDS encoding NADP-dependent malic enzyme: MTKNKVTSEEALAFHLEPTPGKFEISATVPMTTQRDLSLAYSPGVAVPCEAIAATPETAYDYTNKGNLVAVISNGTAVLGLGNLGALASKPVMEGKAVLFKRFADVNSIDIELDTEDPDEFCRAVRLMGPTFGGINLEDIKAPECFIIEQRLKEEMDIPVFHDDQHGTAVICAAGLLNALQLSGKKIEDVRIVLNGAGAAGIACLELLKAMGARHDNCIMCDTKGVIYQGRTEGMNQWKSAHAANTDTRTLADAMRGADVFLGVSVKGAVTPDMVASMAEDPVIFAMANPDPEITPEEAHAVRADAIVATGRSDYPNQVNNVLGFPYLFRGALDINARAINDEMKIACAHALANLAREDVPDEVALAYGKNLSFGRDYIIPTPFDPRLIHRIPPAVAKAGMDTGAARRPIIDMEAYELSLKSRMDPTANILRGINARARAAQARMIFAEGDDPKVLRAAVMYQRSGLGKALVVGRREDVREKLQASGLEDAVREIEVVNAANTPHLEMYKEYLYRRLQRRGFDTKDVHRLAARDRHVFGSLMLAHGHGDGLVTGATRKSAHVLDRLNHVFDANAEGGATGITAVLHKGRIVLIGDTLVHEWPDDNDLANIAESGARVARALGLEPRVAFVSFSTFGYPVSERAEKMHLAPEVLDSRGADFEYEGEMTVDVALNAASQANYPFSRLTGPANILVVPARHSASISVKLMQEMAGATIIGPILTGVDKSIQIASSTSTANDILNMAILAACKVGG; the protein is encoded by the coding sequence GTGACAAAGAACAAAGTGACCTCGGAGGAGGCGCTCGCCTTCCATCTGGAACCGACACCCGGCAAGTTCGAGATCAGCGCCACAGTGCCGATGACAACGCAGCGCGACCTGTCGCTGGCCTATTCTCCGGGGGTTGCTGTCCCGTGTGAGGCAATCGCGGCGACTCCTGAAACCGCATATGACTACACCAACAAAGGAAACCTTGTTGCTGTCATTTCCAACGGAACGGCCGTTCTGGGCTTGGGCAATCTGGGTGCACTGGCATCGAAACCGGTGATGGAGGGCAAGGCCGTCCTGTTCAAACGTTTTGCCGACGTCAATTCCATCGATATCGAGCTGGATACCGAAGACCCCGACGAGTTCTGCCGGGCCGTGCGTCTGATGGGCCCGACCTTCGGCGGTATTAACCTTGAAGATATCAAAGCACCCGAATGTTTCATCATCGAGCAGCGGCTCAAGGAAGAGATGGACATCCCTGTCTTTCACGACGACCAGCACGGGACAGCGGTGATTTGTGCAGCGGGGCTTTTGAATGCGCTGCAGTTGTCGGGCAAGAAAATCGAAGATGTGCGCATCGTGTTGAACGGCGCAGGGGCAGCGGGCATTGCCTGTCTAGAACTGCTCAAGGCGATGGGTGCGCGCCATGACAACTGTATCATGTGCGACACCAAGGGCGTGATTTATCAGGGCCGGACCGAAGGCATGAACCAGTGGAAATCGGCCCACGCGGCAAATACCGATACCCGGACACTTGCCGATGCCATGCGCGGTGCGGATGTCTTTCTGGGTGTTTCCGTCAAGGGCGCGGTGACGCCCGATATGGTCGCCAGCATGGCCGAAGATCCGGTCATCTTTGCAATGGCGAACCCTGATCCCGAAATCACGCCGGAGGAAGCGCACGCTGTGCGGGCGGACGCGATCGTGGCAACAGGGCGCAGCGATTACCCCAATCAGGTCAATAACGTACTTGGCTTTCCCTACCTGTTCCGCGGCGCGTTGGATATCAACGCCCGCGCGATCAATGACGAGATGAAGATCGCCTGCGCACATGCTCTTGCCAATCTCGCACGCGAAGATGTGCCAGACGAGGTGGCGCTTGCTTACGGAAAGAACCTCAGCTTTGGACGGGATTATATCATACCCACGCCTTTTGACCCGCGGCTTATCCATCGCATTCCTCCCGCCGTGGCCAAGGCGGGGATGGACACAGGCGCTGCACGGCGCCCGATTATCGACATGGAGGCATACGAGCTGAGCCTGAAATCACGGATGGATCCGACAGCGAACATCCTGCGGGGCATCAATGCCCGTGCGCGTGCGGCGCAGGCGCGGATGATCTTTGCCGAAGGTGACGATCCGAAAGTGCTGCGCGCAGCGGTGATGTATCAACGCTCCGGTCTCGGCAAAGCGCTTGTCGTGGGGCGCCGTGAGGATGTGCGCGAAAAGCTGCAAGCCTCTGGCCTCGAGGATGCGGTGCGCGAAATCGAAGTGGTGAATGCCGCGAACACGCCGCATCTGGAGATGTACAAGGAATATCTCTACCGGCGTCTGCAGCGGCGCGGGTTTGATACCAAGGATGTGCACAGGCTTGCCGCGCGGGACCGCCATGTTTTCGGCTCGTTGATGTTGGCGCATGGGCATGGCGACGGTCTGGTGACGGGGGCGACCCGCAAATCGGCGCATGTGCTTGACCGGCTGAACCATGTGTTTGACGCCAACGCCGAAGGGGGCGCTACGGGCATCACGGCTGTTTTGCACAAGGGGCGTATCGTTTTGATCGGTGATACGCTTGTCCACGAGTGGCCCGACGACAATGATCTGGCCAACATCGCGGAAAGCGGGGCGCGTGTTGCGCGCGCGCTGGGCCTGGAGCCTCGGGTGGCTTTTGTCAGCTTTTCGACCTTCGGGTATCCTGTGTCGGAGCGGGCGGAGAAAATGCATCTCGCACCGGAGGTGTTGGACAGCCGCGGTGCAGATTTCGAATACGAGGGCGAGATGACCGTCGACGTGGCGCTGAATGCCGCCAGTCAGGCCAATTATCCGTTCTCGCGCCTTACAGGGCCCGCGAATATTCTGGTTGTACCGGCCCGCCATTCGGCCAGCATTTCTGTCAAATTGATGCAGGAAATGGCAGGGGCCACGATCATCGGGCCGATCCTGACGGGCGTGGACAAGTCTATCCAGATTGCGTCCTCGACTTCTACGGCAAATGATATTCTGAACATGGCCATCCTCGCGGCGTGCAAGGTGGGCGGATGA
- a CDS encoding ribokinase produces MIWNLGSINIDNFYEVPHLPAPGETLAAHSFRQGLGGKGANMSVAVARAAAPISHIGAVGPDGRWTVERLMEYGVDTPHIASIDVPTGHAIINVDAEGENNIVLFQGANVRLTEAIIGAALSEASPGDTLLLQNETNGHEYAAVTARSLGLRVAYAAAPFDAAAVERMLGRIDLMVLNEIEAQQLEDATGKDLPALGIADIVVTLGAEGCKWLSGGDKRQFDAYPAKPVDTTGAGDTFTGYLVAGLDRGLRMEAAIDLALKAGSLMVARRGTADVIPDLKDIQDEFDT; encoded by the coding sequence ATGATCTGGAATCTCGGCTCGATCAACATCGATAATTTCTACGAGGTGCCGCATCTACCGGCCCCCGGAGAGACATTGGCCGCACATAGTTTTCGGCAGGGGCTGGGCGGCAAGGGTGCAAATATGTCTGTGGCTGTGGCGCGTGCCGCCGCACCGATTTCACATATCGGTGCGGTTGGCCCCGACGGGCGCTGGACCGTCGAGCGGTTGATGGAATACGGCGTCGACACGCCCCATATCGCAAGCATCGATGTGCCAACCGGGCATGCGATCATCAACGTGGACGCGGAAGGCGAGAACAATATCGTCCTGTTTCAGGGTGCGAACGTTCGATTGACGGAGGCGATCATTGGTGCGGCCCTTTCCGAAGCATCGCCGGGCGACACGCTGTTGCTGCAAAACGAAACGAACGGTCACGAGTATGCCGCAGTTACCGCGCGGTCGCTTGGGTTGCGGGTCGCCTACGCCGCGGCGCCCTTTGATGCGGCCGCCGTAGAGCGGATGCTGGGCCGGATCGATCTGATGGTACTTAACGAAATCGAGGCGCAGCAGCTCGAGGATGCAACAGGCAAGGATCTTCCTGCGCTTGGCATTGCCGACATCGTGGTTACGCTGGGTGCCGAGGGATGCAAGTGGCTTTCCGGCGGCGACAAACGGCAGTTCGATGCCTATCCCGCCAAGCCCGTAGATACGACAGGCGCTGGTGATACCTTCACCGGCTACCTTGTTGCCGGCCTGGATCGGGGTCTGCGCATGGAAGCGGCCATCGATCTGGCGCTCAAGGCAGGATCGCTGATGGTTGCGCGTCGCGGAACGGCGGATGTCATTCCTGATTTGAAGGACATTCAGGACGAGTTTGATACCTAA
- the msrA gene encoding peptide-methionine (S)-S-oxide reductase MsrA produces MFTISNLKTLVLGGLVAIGLIIQTTDAKAAETRTLTVAGGCFWCVEADFEKVKGVKGAVSGFAGGNVSNPTYKQVTAGGTGHYEAVQIRYDPDVVSAATLLDLFFRSIDPTDAGGQFCDRGDSYKTAIFAADSAQEAAAKTAKANAAAALGQNIVTPVLGNAKFWPADAYHQDYYKGKKLVITRFGPKRQSAAYKAYRDACGRDARVKQLWGDDAPFAG; encoded by the coding sequence ATGTTCACAATCAGCAATCTGAAAACACTCGTGCTCGGCGGGCTTGTCGCCATTGGATTGATAATCCAGACAACAGATGCCAAAGCCGCGGAAACGCGGACCCTGACCGTGGCGGGCGGATGTTTCTGGTGTGTTGAGGCCGACTTCGAAAAGGTGAAGGGCGTCAAAGGTGCGGTGTCGGGCTTTGCGGGCGGGAATGTCTCCAATCCGACCTACAAACAGGTAACCGCTGGCGGCACAGGGCACTACGAAGCCGTGCAGATCCGCTATGACCCCGACGTGGTAAGCGCCGCTACCCTTCTCGATCTGTTTTTCAGATCTATCGATCCCACGGATGCAGGCGGCCAATTCTGCGATCGTGGCGACAGCTATAAAACGGCGATTTTCGCCGCCGATAGCGCACAGGAAGCGGCCGCCAAGACTGCAAAAGCCAACGCCGCCGCCGCACTCGGCCAAAATATTGTGACACCGGTGTTGGGCAACGCCAAGTTCTGGCCCGCCGACGCCTACCATCAGGACTATTACAAAGGCAAAAAGCTGGTCATCACCCGCTTTGGCCCGAAACGCCAATCCGCTGCCTATAAGGCCTACCGCGATGCCTGTGGCCGGGACGCACGGGTCAAACAGCTCTGGGGAGATGACGCACCCTTCGCGGGTTAG